Part of the Physeter macrocephalus isolate SW-GA unplaced genomic scaffold, ASM283717v5 random_10677, whole genome shotgun sequence genome is shown below.
TGGCGACAGACTGCAACAGGAGAATGAGGACACGTACTACGAGCTGTTCACGTGGAGCTGCCCCAAGTTCATAAACCCTGCGATGCCTGCGTTCGAGGACCCGCAGGCGCTCGAGCAGTTTTCCAACTCCCATGCAGAGGTGCAGCTGCGTCAGTGCAAAATGTTTCTCAAGGTGAGCCACTAAAACTCGCAAAATAACCAGCGAATGTTGCAGGAGTCTATGGGGCTTGACTGGCGCATACGGTGCAGCGAGGGCCTCTACCTCAGGACCAGGTGCACAATGCTGCCtcgatgtgtatgtgtatgtgtaaacaAAGTGCATGTAGATTCATGTGTGGACGTATAAATGATTAATATGTTTGTATAGATGTGCATATGTTTACACCACACAATTTCCAGGCGGAGCAAACGATCCAA
Proteins encoded:
- the LOC114485913 gene encoding eukaryotic translation initiation factor 3 subunit L-like → MNKSVDRMYVLVMLCASLCNVKLDEGLMQTIREKYTDKYYKLQQENEDTYYELFTWSCPKFINPAMPAFEDPQALEQFSNSHAEVQLRQCKMFLK